The nucleotide sequence GACCATGGTGTCGTCGAGCATGCCGCGCTGGAAAAGGTCCTCGATGAGGGCGCTGTAACCCTGGTCATACATCGGCGCGACGATGTCGCGCATGCCTTCGATGCTGGTGAAGGGCTTGGAGCCGTGAATGTCCCAGGTGATCTCGCCGAATACGGTGATGAAGGTGTTCACGGTGACAAAACGCACGCCGCGCTCGACGAGGCGACGGGCGAGCAGGCAGCTCTGTCCGAAGCGGTTCAAACCGTAGCGCTCGCGCACTTTGAGCGGCTCCTTGGTGAGATCGAAGGCCTCGCGGGCCTGCGTGCTGGTCATGATGCGGTAGGCGGACTCGAAATTGCTGTCCATGAGCTTCGCCTGCTCGCTGTATTCGAAATTCCGCACGCTGCTGTCCACCAGGCTCGCGCATTTCGCGGCGGCGCTCCATCCGCACCTCGCTGATTTCCTTCGGCGGGAGCAAATCGGGCACCTTGAAGTCCTTTTCGGACGGATTTGCGTTTAGGACGAAAGGATCATACGCCTTGCCGAGGAAGCCCGCGTCCTGGCCATGCGGCATGTTGCCACCGGTGGGGCCCATCGACTCTGGCAGGATGATATGAGCCGGCAGATCGCTGCGGCGGCCTTGGAGGAACTCCAAAGCGCTGCCGACGTGCGGGGTATTCACACCACCGGTGAAAAGACGGCCCGTCTGCATCATCTGATGCCCGGTATCATGCACCGCCGCGGCTGTGTGGTAGCAGGAGCGCACGAGGCTGAATTTGTCCGCGATCTTCGCGTGCAGCGGCAGGATCTCGGAGATCTCGAAGGCGTTGCTCTTCGTGCGGATCGGTTTGAAAGGACCGCGAATCTCGCTCGGCGCATCCGGCTTCATGTCCCAGAGATCCTGCTGGCTCGGCGCACCGAGATTGAATATCATGATGCAGGCCTTGTTGCTCTTTTTGGCATCCACTTTGCCTTCCGCCCTCAGTTTGGCGAAACCCGGCATCGTGAGCCCGATGGCGCTCAAAGCACCAGCGGTGATGAAATCGCGGCGTGTGACGCCATCGCAGGTGGTGACGGCAGCTTTGTCGGTGAAGGTGAACATGGGGCGCGTTGGTGAGGAAGTTGCCAGAACATACGCTCCTCGGGCGGGAAACTGAATGGATGATGCCACTTTGCTCATGGGTCTTTCCGGCCTGTGTCCAGCCCGAGGAATCGACTTGCCATCAGGATTCATCCCCACATAATACCCTCCGTTCGCTGCGTGCAGAATATGCAGCAGCAGGGTTTTGGAGTCTCCGAATCGACCCCAAAGCCTTGAAAATCAACGATTCGGGCTGTGGCTCAGCCTGGTAGAGCGCTTCGTTCGGGACGAAGAGGTCGTGGGTTCGAATCCCGCCAGCCCGACCAAATGACTTGGATTTTAAATCAGGGAATCTGGAGAGGAAAAGAGGATCAATCTGTCCGCATCCACCTGCGGAGTAGGTCGCGCAGGAGTTTCATTTCCTGAAACAGCTCAGGCAAGTCGGGGTGGAAGTGCTCGATGCACCAGGGACCCCGAAAACCAGTGGCCCAAGCGATGTCGAAGCACTTTTTCAGATCGTAATCGGCGTGAGCGCCATCGGGGCCGAGTTTGAAGGCTTTGAAATCGCATGAAACGGCGTGCGGAAAGGCTTTTTCGAGACCGGTGTAGCGGGTGGTGTTGTCCTTCCAGTTACCGGTGTCGGGCTGGGCTTTCAGAGCAGGGCCGACAGAGGCGATGACGCGGGGGATGGCATCGGCATCGGTCATCATCCAGCCATAGTTTTCGACGAGCACGGTAATTTCCTTTTTGGCGGCGTAGTCGATGAGTTCCCGCATGGCTGCGGCGAGGCGCTGTGGATTAGGCCTGTCTGGGAGCGGCAGTGGACGCACCCAGCGACAGCCGAGCAGTGCCGCTGCATCGATGCTGTGCTTATACACACGCATGGCGGCCTGTTTGATCACGGGATCAGCACTGGCCATGTCGAGGCCGGGCTGGTTCATTTTCAGATTGGTCAAAAGGCAGCCGTGTTTCTCCGCAGCTGCGCGGAGTCGCTCTAAGTAGGCTGGCTCGAGCGAAACGAGGGTGGCGGTCATGAGATCGATCACCCGCATATCGAGCTCCTCACGCATGATTTGCGGCAGATCGAGTAGGCGCAGCTTTCCAGCCGCCTTTTCAGCGCTGAGATGCCGCATGAAGGAGCCGGTGGTAATGCCGATCTCGCCTCTGAGGTCGTCCTTCGCGGCCAGAAGTGGCCCCGCAGCAAATAGAGCACTCGATCGTAAAAATCGACGGCGGGTAGGCATGTGAAGAAAGGAGCTGGAAAATGCGAAAAGACTGCCGCCTCTATTTCTTCGGAGCTTCTTTCTTCTTCCCCTTCTTAGGCTGGCCTTTCGGCGTGGGTTTGCGCAGGATGACCTCGACGGCGTTGCTTTGTGCGGCACCAGGGGTGCTGCGGCCATCGGTGATTTGTTTTTGGATGAGTGCGTTGAGCTTGGCGGCGATTTCCGGGCTTTTCGGCGATGAGGTTATTCGTTTCTCCGATGTCGGCGCTCAGATCGTAGAGCTGGGAGTCTGGGGCGTCTTTCGGGGCCTGACCAGGACGCGGGGCACTCCAGCCGCCGGAGTCGGCACAGAGGGCTAGCTTCCACGGGCCTTCACGGATGACAAAGCTGCCATTGATGCTGTGGTGGATGATATTGGGACGTGAGTCCGAGCTACTCTCGCCGCGCAGGACGTGGAGGAAGCTGTAACTGTCCTCCGCAGCCGTTTCGGGCAATTTTTCACCTAGGATGTCGGCACAGGTGGCGAGGAAGTCGGTGAGGCATGTGAGCTGGGCGGATTTTTGACCTGCTTTGGCCTGCGCTGGCCAGCGGACGATGAATGGCACCCGGTGACCGCCATCAAAGACATCCGCTTTGTGTCCACGCATGTTGTAGCTGGGATTATGGCCCTTGCTGAGATGCAGTGGGAAGTCAGCGCTGGGAGAGCAGCCATTGTCACTGGTGACGATGATGAGCGTGTCCTGAGCGATGCCCTTTTTCTCTGTGGCGGTCATGATTTGACCGATGGCGTCGTCTGTCTCCATGACAAAGTCAGC is from Verrucomicrobiaceae bacterium and encodes:
- a CDS encoding sugar phosphate isomerase/epimerase codes for the protein MPTRRRFLRSSALFAAGPLLAAKDDLRGEIGITTGSFMRHLSAEKAAGKLRLLDLPQIMREELDMRVIDLMTATLVSLEPAYLERLRAAAEKHGCLLTNLKMNQPGLDMASADPVIKQAAMRVYKHSIDAAALLGCRWVRPLPLPDRPNPQRLAAAMRELIDYAAKKEITVLVENYGWMMTDADAIPRVIASVGPALKAQPDTGNWKDNTTRYTGLEKAFPHAVSCDFKAFKLGPDGAHADYDLKKCFDIAWATGFRGPWCIEHFHPDLPELFQEMKLLRDLLRRWMRTD